A single window of Drosophila suzukii chromosome 3, CBGP_Dsuzu_IsoJpt1.0, whole genome shotgun sequence DNA harbors:
- the bmm gene encoding patatin-like phospholipase domain-containing protein 2, translating into MNLSFAGCGFLGIYHVGVAVCFKKYAPHLLLEKIGGASAGSLAACCLLCDLPLGSMTSDFFRVVNEARRYSLGPFSPSFNIQTCLLEGLQKHLPDDAHKRVNGRLHISLTRVYDGKNVIISEFESREEVLQALLCACFIPGFSGILPPRFRGVRYMDGAFSDNLPILDENTITVSPFCGESDICPRDQSSQLFHLNWANTSIEISRQNINRFVRILFPPRPEFLSKFCQQGFDDALQFLHRNNLINCRRCVAVQSTFVVSETVAQPQEFDPECRECKKHRKDALSSNMPQTVLDVIQDYIEQANKGLANWIFKHRGIKLLSLPATVPMDFLLATISKISALTPKLTKQARIMVEDFILQLNDAMRIRLLNKFTLYDQPHFDATGLLHSSRLYGPRVSILVDECGATPLEDDVDNFEHVLKMTTHNDALYAYYYTDNNTNKVKVTEIFDFDDMTEHDELATDLQIYEGSVEDHPNPHQHSHNTVVSEWNGVESDFFIDAQTPTVEDSKTTAPQFSRLDLEPESDASIHSDPEVDQSFGTSTHSTDMYIEME; encoded by the exons ATGAATCTGTCATTCGCTGGCTGCGGATTTCTGGGCATCTACCACGTCGGAGTGGCCGTCTGCTTCAAGAAGTATGCCCCGCATCTGTTGCTGGAGAAGATTGGAGGCGCTTCGGCCGGTTCCCTGGCCGCCTGCTGTCTCCTCTGCGATTTGCCATTGG GCAGCATGACTTCGGATTTCTTTAGGGTGGTGAACGAGGCACGTCGCTATTCTCTGGGTCCCTTCAGTCCCTCCTTTAACATCCAGACCTGCTTGCTGGAGGGTCTACAGAAGCATCTACCAGACGATGCCCACAAGAGGGTTAATGGACGCCTTCACATCTCTCTCACCCGAGTTTACGATGGAAAGAATGTGATTATCTCGGAGTTTGAGTCACGGGAGGAGGTTCTCCAGGCGCTGTTGTGCGCCTGCTTTATTCCCGGGTTCTCCGGCATCTTGCCGCCCCGATTCCGTGGAGTTCGCTACATGGATGGCGCCTTTTCGGATAACCTGCCCATCCTGGACGAGAACACCATCACGGTGAGCCCGTTCTGCGGGGAGAGTGATATTTGCCCCAGGGATCAAAGTTCGCAGCTCTTCCATCTGAATTGGGCCAATACCAGTATTGAGATCTCTAGACAGAACATCAATCGATTCGTGCGGATCCTTTTCCCGCCGCGTCCCGAATTTCTGTCTAAATTCTGTCAGCAGGGCTTCGATGATGCCCTGCAATTTCTGCACCGCAACAATCTTATCAACTGCCGGCGTTGTGTGGCGGTTCAGTCCACATTTGTGGTCTCCGAGACGGTGGCCCAGCCCCAGGAGTTCGATCCCGAGTGCAGGGAGTGCAAGAAGCATAGAAAG GACGCTTTGAGCTCAAATATGCCTCAAACAGTGCTGGATGTGATCCAGGACTATATCGAGCAAGCCAATAAGGGTCTGGCCAACTGGATCTTTAAGCATCGCGGTATCAAGCTGCTTTCTCTGCCCGCCACAGTGCCCATGGACTTTCTCCTGGCGACCATTTCAAA GATATCAGCACTGACGCCTAAGCTTACCAAACAAGCCAGAATAATGGTGGAGGACTTTATTCTTCAGTTAAACGACGCCATGCGGATACGCCTGCTAAATAAATTCACT CTTTATGACCAGCCTCACTTTGATGCCACTGGACTTCTACATTCCAGCCGTTTATATGGACCTCGAGTATCCATTCTTGTGGATGAATG tGGAGCAACCCCACTGGAGGACGATGTCGACAACTTTGAGCATGTCCTCAAGATGACCACGCACAACGACGCTCTCTACGCCTATTACTATACCGACAATAATACGAACAAGGTGAAAGTAACCGAGATTTTCGACTTTGACGACATGACGGAGCACGACGAGCTGGCCACCGACCTGCAAATATACGAGGGATCGGTTGAGGATCACCCCAATCCCCACCAGCATAGCCACAATACAGTGGTCAGCGAATGGAATGGCGTTGAATCAG ACTTCTTCATCGACGCCCAGACGCCAACTGTGGAGGATAGTAAAACAACCGCGCCTCAATTTTCCCGCCTGGATCTGGAGCCCGAGTCAGATGCTAGCATCCACAGTGATCCTGAGGTTGATCAGAGTTTTGGCACCTCAACGCACAGTACCGATATGTATATAGAAATGGAATGA